NNNNNNNNNNNNNNNNNNNNNNNNNNNNNNNNNNNNNNNNNNNNNNNNNNNNNNNNNNNNNNNNNNNNNNNNNNNNNNNNNNNNNNNNNNNNNNNNNNNNNNNNNNNNNNNNNNNNNNNNNNNNNNNNNNNNNNNNNNNNNNNNNNNNNNNNNNNNNNNNNNNNNNNNNNNNNNNNNNNNNNNNNNNNNNNNNNNNNNNNNNNNNNNNNNNNNNNNNNNNNNNNNNNNNNNNNNNNNNNNNNNNNNNNNNNNNNNNNNNNNNNNNNNNNNNNNNNNNNNNNNNNNNNNNNNNNNNNNNNNNNNNNNNNNNNNNNNNNNNNNNNNNNNNNNNNNNNNNNNNNNNNNNNNNNNNNNNNNNNNNNNNNNNNNNNNNNNNNNNNNNNNNNNNNNNNNNNNNNNNNNNNNNNNNNNNNNNNNNNNNNNNNNNNNNNNNNNNNNNNNNNNNNNNNNNNNNNNNNNNNNNNNNNNNNNNNNNNNNNNNNNNNNNNNNNNNNNNNNNNNNNNNNNNNNNNNNNNNNNNNNNNNNNNNNNNNNNNNNNNNNNNNNNNNNNNNNNNNNNNNNNNNNNNNNNNNNNNNNNNNNNNNNNNNNNNNNNNNNNNNNNNNNNNNNNNNNNNNNNNNNNNNNNNNNNNNNNNNNNNNNNNNNNNNNNNNNNNNNNNNNNNNNNNNNNNNNNNNNNNNNNNNNNNNNNNNNNNNNNNNNNNNNNNNNNNNNNNNNNNNNNNNNNNNNNNNNNNNNNNNNNNNNNNNNNNNNNNNNNNNNNNNNNNNNNNNNNNNNNNNNNNNNNNNNNNNNNNNNNNNNNNNNNNNNNNNNNNNNNNNNNNNNNNNNNNNNNNNNNNNNNNNNNNNNNNNNNNNNNNNNNNNNNNNNNNNNNNNNNNNNNNNNNNNNNNNNNNNNNNNNNNNNNNNNNNNNNNNNNNNNNNNNNNNNNNNNNNNNNNNNNNNNNNNNNNNNNNNNNNNNNNNNNNNNNNNNNNNNNNNNNNNNNNNNNNNNNNNNNNNNNNNNNNNNNNNNNNNNNNNNNNNNNNNNNNNNNNNNNNNNNNNNNNNNNNNNNNNNNNNNNNNNNNNNNNNNNNNNNNNNNNNNNNNNNNNNNNNNNNNNNNNNNNNNNNNNNNNNNNNNNNNNNNNNNNNNNNNNNNNNNNNNNNNNNNNNNNNNNNNNNNNNNNNNNNNNNNNNNNNNNNNNNNNNNNNNNNNNNNNNNNNNNNNNNNNNNNNNNNNNNNNNNNNNNNNNNNNNNNNNNNNNNNNNNNNNNNNNNNNNNNNNNNNNNNNNNNNNNNNNNNNNNNNNNNNNNNNNNNNNNNNNNNNNNNNNNNNNNNNNNNNNNNNNNNNNNNNNNNNNNNNNNNNNNNNNNNNNNNNNNNNNNNNNNNNNNNNNNNNNNNNNNNNNNNNNNNNNNNNNNNNNNNNNNNNNNNNNNNNNNNNNNNNNNNNNNNNNNNNNNNNNNNNNNNNNNNNNNNNNNNNNNNNNNNNNNNNNNNNNNNNNNNNNNNNNNNNNNNNNNNNNNNNNNNNNNNNNNNNNNNNNNNNNNNNNNNNNNNNNNNNNNNNNNNNNNNNNNNNNNNNNNNNNNNNNNNNNNNNNNNNNNNNNNNNNNNNNNNNNNNNNNNNNNNNNNNNNCCTCAGACAAAATTGAAGTTGAAAGACGAGATGCAATGGTTGCTGCCAGAAGTTCAAGTCGTGCTATGGTAATTTCTCCTTTTCCTGTAGGGGCTACTCTACTTCTCGCCTGTAGTAATTGAACTCGTACATTATTCTCAGACTCCACTCTAATGTAAACAACCACAGCATAGGCCAATTTACTTGCAtcgcaaaagaaatgaatggaAGACTTCTTGGCTCCACTTAGTCCAAAATACCttggaatattaattttctcaatgtACAGTACACCTTCAAtccatttcaaaaattctcTTCTGATGTTTTCATCAACATCATCATCCCAATTCAGTTTCAACTTCCAAATGCTctgaaaaagcaattttggGATCAACATTACAGGACAGATCATACCCAAGGGGTCAAAAAGTCTATGTGCAGCTGACAGGATGGTTCTCTTCGTTACTTTCTCAATGTTAAGCTCTTTAATGCAACCTGTACTCACTTGAAGAGTATCATATTTCTTATCCCAACTCATACcttttcagaataattaaaattgcgacagtaaaatataaacgaaacataaaaaattctttttttaaaaaaatgaaagacttaaagaataaaatgttttatttaaaatgaaatgtatacattcaaaatacagtcgaaatacataaaaaaaccaAATATTGCTTCAGGTTTATCTTTATATTACTGCCCTCCCCACTCAAGTTTAAGCTTAGAGGAGTCTaagaagttatcaaaaattaaactcaaacctattattctttattttcttcaaaaacattaaaacatttacattttttgtcctCTCTCCCATTCATTGTTCATAGACacgttgtttttttaaaataattcaatttatagtaatttgtattttgtctTAAAGTTTTCTATGAGAAAAACTAATCATGAAAATTTGTTAAGCTTTGCTTTTGGCTAAGACTTATTACTTGTATTACTTGCAGGCTAGTAATTTGAAGTCTTTAGCGCGGTCCCTGCATATTCATGTTTGCTACCGTGTTTCAATAAATCAGATGATTGTTTAGCAGCGCATCTGCTGCTGGAACACTAAAGTTGGAAcaccaaaagttaaaaaataaatatgaaagaaatgaagcaaaaagaataagtaaaaaaatgaagaatcaGTAATAGTATAATAATCAGTAATATTGTAATTAGTAGGCTTATTATAAAACAGGccaaaaagggggaaaaaattaaaaaaaacaaatgtggaaaaaaagatgaaaaatataactatcattataaaattaaaatgaacaaataaatgaagattctattttatattgtaattaataggcttataaaataaaccaaaatatgaaggaaaaaaatataaatataaaaaatgaagtaattaaaataagcaaataattagAGGGGTTATTATGAAATAtgctacaaaattaaaaaagataataataataaaaatcaacaaatcaGAAAGATTCagctttatatttcaattataaggCTTATTCTTGTTATAAAACAAGAACCAAagtggaaaaaatatgaaataattaagaattgaaAGGCTAATTTCGAGATTGCGATACTTGCATTCTGATTTCACATTTTCGATGCATCTAACAGTAGGTAAATGAAAAAGTGATAACTTGTAAAAAGCAAACAGGCTGAAAGTAAGAtagatgaaagaaaaattgattataaaaccaattaatttgtaGCTGGCTTTCGGGGGGGGGAGATAATAAATCCTTAGTTGATTTTAATCATAAACTGTTCCTTACTATTTACTTAATCACAGATAACAAAGACAAATAGTCCCGTTCTTTTCATAGCAGGAAAGCCACGGGCGAGTAAAAATATAAGATGTggtagaaacttaattttttttcttaatttatttcattattcaatcGTAACTACCACCACGATATACATTACAAATTATTCCAATATAATGGAAAAGTATTCTTTATAATATCTTACTGCCACCATAATGTAGCAtaacacaaaatgttttaatacactgtaaattatttcatgatgtatgggttagaggccgctgcgcggcccaggcacccaatttgttttaaagaaagaaagaaagaaaataataacttacaaTAGTACCCTGAAAAagttaaactagaaaaaattgctaattttgatcacttttaacagatttttgaattttgcgTCAACCccgttaaaattataatgacatacctgcagagatgccaactgcttcaGACGCgcgataataatttaaaaaacggtaaacaactacaaactaaaatttgcaattatttgactaatttatctttttttgtaaacGGTGTAGCATGGCTTTTGTATTACAAAGAAGCGAATTATATAAGctttcgaattatttatttagatatagtGGTGGATGAAAACcaactgaaaattgaatttattaaatcaagaatcacacATTAATAAGcaactcgaaaatatttatttgctgtccggaacaagttggcatctctgtacctgcaaacttttaaacttgctccggacagcaaatttatattttaaagtggtagattatcaattgtgattcttggtttaataaattaaattcagtagatttttatccaccactatttataaatatttcgtaggcttatataattcatcacTATATATGTTAAAACCCTCCTAAACAGCAAGCCAATATagcaaatatttgcaaaatttactttgtcaGAGATGCCAACAGCTCCgaacacgccaaaataattacgaaaacggtaaataactacagaGTAATTTTCAAGCATTTGACTATTCTAGCTTGCTATTTTAAAGGTTAGCATTacataagcctacgaattatttagaaatagtggtggatgaaaatctactaaatttaattttttaaaccgagaatcacaattgataaactaccactttaaaatatatatttgctgtccggcacaagttggcatctctgcttttAATCCTTTAGAGGATGActttccccagtggtagtaaaattgaatttgaattacAATTTCAGACAGAAACATCTGCTGCATTTTGAAGAACCTTTCATGTGGATAACcacattattacatattaatatatatgcttaatttttttaaaaatagtaatggtcaaaaagataatatattaaatttataaatgcaaggaatatgtgtaaaagcatacattttactaccactttaagtatagaaataaaattttacaccaaatgcgtaaaagttagCAGGTATATAATATGCATATTATAATTGCAGGCCTGCCAACTACAAcgctttttactaaatatttcattgagtggtaaacatttaaaaaccaaagctttcaaaaattttggcaattttttcaacattttaatagcTTTACCACGAAGAAGGTGAAACAAAGTGGCATTGCATacgaacttttaaatcatttatactttgtggtgtggaaaataagtgggttttttttcttccagtgcCCACCATTTAGAATGACCAACCTGGGCATCATACAGACATctaagggcagatttgttggccactctttcaggggcaccctaTTAGGTGGCCAACGTCGCTCCTACAATAAGGACAGATAATACagaaaaggaaagaacatccatgccttgcccgggattcgaacccagaacctttctgatgcaagggcatggaaaataagtgtaaatgaataaaaaataatgcattaaaacaaGAAACATAACTACCActagaacaaatttttacaaaaagagtaAAAAGTTGGCAGCCttgtaattattaaacagtaaaaatatttcactttactAAAGGAAATTACAAAAAGGATATTTCAcattaaccggttaacgcccagcgtcatatatttaggacagttccttttttcaaagacattcattgtggtgggaaacttttttcagcatttttatttatctgtgtgaattaaaagattctcagataccagaatgatttagttatttctgattagatctagaattataaggagaaagtactttttgacctatcaaagactttttgaatgccctaacagtagaaaaaccaattaatttcgataatatattataccactttttctaCAAAACCacttttgtatcatttcaatatataaattcgggacaaaacgggttaagtCGCGGATATTTTACTTTACCCGAAAGTGAACTGAAATGAAATGATCTTAACAGCTCTTGTTCTTTTCCGTTCTgtcttgttttaaatatacatttagcCCTCGCAGCAAGGATgaaagaaaaagggaaaaaattcagaaaaataataagttgtattcagaaaaataataagttgattttcaaatgaaagttTGTTGCAATAATAagtcttgctttttaaaaataataagtaagtcagaaaaataataagttgtagttgtcagaaaaataataagtcgtagttgtcagaaaaataataagttgttagaaaaataataagactaCCTCTCTCGTGataaggcttttaaaatgttggcataATTATCAAAGATACTGAAagctttttagtttttgattttttgccattttattgTCTGTATTTTATTGTCCAAAATGCGTAGTAGTTGGCAGCTCCGATTAAGAAcagtaactttattttactcctcatataaaaaaaactataaataaagtgATGTTACtaccaatattttttctttttcgttttatcATAAGCCctggtttttaataaataagggtTCAAAagtcctaaaataaaataatatgtaaatcaATACATAATGTATAATCTTATGTGCTTTTCTGGGCTACCGAGCATTTTTTgggtttataaaaaatgtttacatttaacGTCTTCTTGAACAGCCATCTGCAGTGTAATTCTACGATCGTTTGACAAACTTGGAAGCATTAGAGACCTTATTCAGAAGTAAACcgaaaagtgataaaatttggataTATTCCCTGCTTGCTTAGGATTTTCAAATGAAACGAAGTTTACTAGAACGTGATTATTTAgtcttaactaatttttatataatagtattgtttttacgtcctttgataattattatagaCCTAATTCAGAAGTAAACCGAAAAGTGATAAAATCTGGATATATTCCCTACTTGATCAGGATTTCCAAATGAAACGAAGTTTACTAGAACATAATGTAGAACGTCTAGACTAaacatgaaaaaagaattaggTTTAGTTACATAGTTTTAGACTAGTAACGCTGAACCAAGCATAACTTGAGACATTGAGTAAACGATAATGAAGCAACTGTGTGATTTCCACAATAATCTATGAGATAAGATCTTTAAGAGTGCTGAGgagaaagcattttttaatattaatatccaCAGTTTTTAATGccttaagcaaaaataaaagataaacttgtatttaaaacaaaatgtcgAATTTTCTTTCCTGGCATTTACTTGTTTGACTCCTTAGTAATCAATCATGCTGTGGCAATTCTGCTTGTCTCTGGCTTATTTACTTGAAAGAGGTCCGGTTTCAGAAGAACCCCTTGCGCCGCCAAGCCTCAGAATACCGTTGCAGATAAAATATCATGGACCACAATCATCAGAGGATATGGGTAAATTTTGTTCTTCATAGCTCttgatctttttaatttattgataaatgatttagaattcatgaggaataaatttaaaattttgtgccaaacgaaaatttcacacaaaaggaataaaattgttgggaaaataaaacgaaaatttatgtGTAGACCTTGCTTACGTAACCATAactctatataaatattttcttgtggtagcgaagtttatgttttaatgtatgattcttcgtttagtaaattcgatttataggaCTTTTACCCGACGCTAAATAATTCCGGAGCcactttaaagagaaaaattaaaaagtggtagtatcattaatgtcaattttttttatatttttatgtttgtagctgaatattttcttttctctaagtaaatatatatagataaaaaggTAGCAAATAGgaagtaatttctttttgacagtaaagctaatttttcagcttctttataacaaaattgatgGCAGTTACATAGCTATAAATTTGCACGGCcattgagaaattattttcttagtgGTTAGGTGTATTAAATCTTGAAGATTAaagtgtcaaaaaaatttttttttaaactgatacaacgaattaataattttaaaaaagtatgcagATAATACCTGTTTGTTTGCTAATTATATGTACTTATAGAtgtcttaataattttgttttcgaaaattCTTCTAAACTTAATTGTGGTTTGATTTCATTTCGTGAAATCTTTTTCAAAGACCGTgcaagttggcaggtatgcagttattaattttttacagatgCTTATGAATCAAGACTTTTTAACGGTTATTTCGTTTTGagtgttttaaaaagttgtcaAAATCTGCAAGTTTTAGTTCAAGGTTCtctatcgaaaaaaaaagtttctttaaagtTCTCTCTCTAACATTTTGTAGAATTCTAGCGGGTGCTGGGATGCCACAAgcttctaaaaatgtaaaagtggtagaaagtcatttcacttttatttatttattatcgctttaattttttaatcgtaactactataataacttatttatcaaattattcttatttaaaacagaaataaattatttcagctttattttattgcgcctgatatcttaatttttgacaatagaGTTCTCTCCAACCCTACTTATCTCATTTTATGGcttgtttttttctatatatatatatatatatatatatacaNatatatatatatttatatgtctTCTCAGTTTATGTCTTTTAGATTACGATGAATCAGTAAGTGGCGCTTCGCGCCAAACACCAAGAGCTCAACAATATTCATAATCTTTGCACTATCTTTCAATATAgttaactaagaaaaatttctataacaaaaagccaatttttatttcttttaataaaattttgattttttagtaGACTGTGGCATCCCTGTATATAGGAACCACATTGTATTATTGATTCAACATAAAACTAAGCATTGGTGATTTGAAATTGATATAACATTTTCTGCAATCCACAGAGaataagataaaattgtttatcaGAGTTCTCactatgcttaaaaatttataaaagtagtgccaattttaaatttaaaataagatggaaatttaacttcattaattttcaatttcgaattaaaatatctgaacCTGAGATTTTACATCTCAGTTTATGCTCTGCTAGCAATTATCCTTTCGCACCTTGATTTGACTCAATTAAAGTTACAGTGCAACCAATTAAACTTTTGCGATTAACTCAAAGAAGAAATCCCTCTTATGGGACTTCAATAATCACCGTTAGGAAATTAACGTTGAAAATTTGGAAAGCCGAATTTTCcacatcacaaaaaaaaatattattatttatttattcattcatacttgataaatttgttttaacatgTAATTAGGGTTCATTTTTATTGACCctaattttattcatcgatcCGGTTTCATGAAGCCAAGACAAGTGGTATATCCGcactaaaaaaaatgacattgactaaaattaaaatcaattacgaaaaattatataccttcgataaaattttcaagtcaATAGAGGTAACCCCTAAGAACAACCTAACCACCATTAACAACCATTTTACTGTGGGACAGAGAGTGGTCGCTaacgagaggtttcactgtaaactactataaatattttgatgaaccACAGAACGCTCAGAATTCCTTGAAATAATGACTTCGTTCAGATCTCAGTAGCGTAGACTGAATGTCGACGTGTAACAAAATGTTTCGTgactttcattttaagttttcgtTGATCTTTCAAAGATATTTGATTGAACTACTGTTTAAGATACAGATTTTTCCTTGAATCTGATATTCACgaatagaaataagtttttaagagGAAATGATAATCAACAAATCCACTAAAAGAGATATTTTGCTAGAGACGCACTCTGGTAAAATGCAATGCCCatgaatgaaaatagaaaaaatagatCATTGTGAAATTGAATTGTGACAACATATAagcgaaaaagaaaataaattttgtgcaaaagagaaaacaaaaaagaacaactTCGGCTAACAGATCTCACAGGACACGGTTAGCAGAAATACTCGAATGAAAAAGATTCGGATAATGCGGGCTGAACTGTATTTTGTCATTAACTCATAAAGGTGCTTTTAGGAAAATTTCAgtggcaataattttattaagatttatttttaaaatttatgtgtgCTTTTCCGTACCTTTTTCTAAcgtttttatctgaaaaatgagtataagttgtttttaaataaaaaataaatgtttttaaaattgctgttattttcaattgtggacatatatttttattatcagctTTATTGGTCACAAATATGCtagattctaatttatttaaatttattttatttatatttattttatttatatttattttatttatattcatatttatttttttatattcattttattttatttatttatttattgtttaacagGAGAGGCCTACAGGGCTCTGTATTCAGAAAATGATATGATACTTCCAAAGGGGTTCAGCAATGGcgtaagttaaatatttttaaatattattttgctgttGTGATCGTATCAACATTTCTAGTACAGTGAAACCAGaactcataaaaaatgtttttaattataaaattgaccttgttaattttattttcgaccGATTACCAACTGTTTTGTTTACTCTTAGAAGATGCTCAACTGGGAATCTTGCCTATTCAAGGTTGCCACACGCgtctaaaaatttaagaagNTTTCCCTTGAATCTGATATTCAGGAAtcgaaataagtttttaagagGAAACGGTAATTAACAAATCCACTAAAAGAGATTTTTCGCCTGAGACACTCTggtaaaatgaatgaaaatagaaaaaatagatCATTGTGAAATTGAATTGTGAcaacatataaatgaaaaagaaaataaatgttcgtgcaaaagagaaaacaaaaaaagaacaacttCGGCTGACAGATCTCACAGGACACGGTTAGCAAAAATACTCGAATGAAAAAGATTCAGAAAATCCGGGCTTAACTGTATTTTGTCATTAACTCATAAAGGTGCTTTTAGGAAAATTTCAGTGACAACAATttcattaagatttattttcaaaatttatgtgtgcttttttgtgcctttttttagcatttttatctgaaaaatgagtataagttgtttttaaataaaaataaatgtttttaaaaatgttgttattttcaattgtggtcatgtatttttattatcagcTTTATTGGTCACAAATATGCtagattctaatttatttacgtttattttatttacatttattttatttatattcatatttatttttttatattcattttattttatttattgtttaacagGAGAGGCCTACAGGGCTCTGTATTCAGAAAATGATATGATACTTCCAAAGGGGTTCAGCAATGGcgtaagttaaatatttttaaatattattttgctgttGTGATCGTATCGACATTTCTAGTACAGTGAAACCAGaactcataaaaaatgtttttatttataaaattgaccttgttaattttattttcgaccGATTACCAACTGTTTTGTTTACTCTTAGAAGATGCTCAACTGGGAATCTTGCCTATTCAAGGTTGCCACACGCgtctaaaaatttaagaagtggtaaaaaatcaattcattttttgtttatgtaattTAGCTCTTTAATTGACCGCGTAACTACAACCATGACATACATTgcaaattattgatatttaaaccGAAAGTATGAATAATTTGCAGTAGTCAACTGAGAGATATATGCTACAAAAATTCGCTAATTCTAATCtttctaaaaagatttttgcttttttattaatcactactttttacatttttagtcgaCTGTGGCATTCCTGTATATTTTACATTCTTGTTTTCCTt
Above is a window of Parasteatoda tepidariorum isolate YZ-2023 chromosome 5, CAS_Ptep_4.0, whole genome shotgun sequence DNA encoding:
- the LOC122270406 gene encoding uncharacterized protein, with the translated sequence MSWDKKYDTLQVSTGCIKELNIEKVTKRTILSAAHRLFDPLGMICPVMLIPKLLFQSIWKLKLNWDDDVDENIRREFLKWIEGVLYIEKINIPRYFGLSGAKKSSIHFFCDASKLAYAVVVYIRVESENNVRVQLLQARSRVAPTGKGEITIARLELLAATIASRKVSSHTFRRSRKVADIG